A stretch of DNA from Oreochromis aureus strain Israel breed Guangdong linkage group 10, ZZ_aureus, whole genome shotgun sequence:
gagtcctggcccctagccctgccagtgtagcagaaatgatgacggatgatgatggcagcagcagccgttcttctctgcgtgagtagcttaatgttgttcgtgtgtaatttacgttgagtaggctaaccacgttattacattaatggtgaactagcaaacaccgtagTAGTTTGATGGCAGaaactcccttcaccctggccaaaaaggataaaatgaccaaagaaaaaatggaaaacagttaaacatgagaggtttttggacaaagtttgtgtttttttcattgattaagcactgcttccagccaagagtaataccatatatgccctatagctgaaGAAAAGGCtcacattgttatctttttacaaaaaacagctaaacatgaaaggtttttggaccaattttgtgttctccattctttaagcaccggttcgagcaccatttaagcaccggcaccgtttcaaaagtaccggtttggcaccggtatcggataaaacctaaacgatacccatccctaattatTGCTGTGAACTATTTAACATGTCCTCATTTCTTCTTTCTGTGCACAGTCGCCGTGGCAGAGGTTGGTGCGGAGAATGACCCGTTTTTTCACTACTGTCAGTGCTGATGACTCCTTAACTGCCCTGAAAGACATCTGTGAAGGCCTGGCACTTGGTTTCAAACTCACTAGCACCAAACAGGTATATCTATACTCAAATATACAAGATTTTTACATTTCCTGATAACACAGCCTTCCCTTCTGCATCTCATCAtaacacaattttattttttataacacACCTTTTAGTTGACCGTGagctagggctgtgcgatatgaccaaaatctcatatcccgatattaagacatctatcgtccgataacgatataaattacaaaaatgtaacatttcctgtaaattctgtgaatgtcgggcagctcgacttgcgtgaagtgtttctaGCTGGGcattttaactgatgcatgaaacgatacatttttagatatAAGTTGTAagggccgccgttttctttgtaagtatttattacacagcgtgctgcggagaaaagcctgttctaacgtttgagtctaaggtttattttttagcacctgacggctcttttttgcttctcatccgtaaatactctgcatctttcacgtaattcagtttattttgaaaagtctcaacaggatcttgagctttattgtgaaaggtttatgtggaaaataaacaagcggacacgccgtggttttaccgtcgttgttgctaacgacaacgcataaaaacaagcgcttgtccgtccatagtgtggttatattaaatataagagaaagagaaaactttaagaaattaatatagccattACTGTGGccatcaaaatgatgaaaaaatattgccgtaaacagtttattttgcgacaccacgaaacatacgatagcgtaaaatgaaacgatagacgtttttatatcgttatccgatatatatcgttatatcgaacagccctaccgTGAGCACACTTGACAAATGCAATAATAAGCtcatctttaaaaattcatttgtTGGATATGAGTCAGAGAGTGCTGCTGGACTTCAGACTGTCTAAGGTAGGTTTtaccattttaaaaatgaattgtaTATTATTTCTAACACGACTTATCCCCTGCCTTCTGCACGTTCAGACATCTTAACCACTAAAGCTTGCAGTCCATGCAGTCTTGTGAAAAACGAAATTCAGATTCAGTAGCTACATGACTTTATCAGtgtctcacatcattgtggaggaattttggcccactcttctttacagtaCTGCTTCACTTTATTGAGgtttgtttatgcacagttctcttaaggtcccaccacagcaaTTCAGTCacgttgaggtctggactttgagtGGAGCATTGCAAAACCTCTgttgtaaatgtgctgctgtgcttgggatcgttgttctgttgcatgacccagttttggCCAAGCTTAAGCTGTTGGCCAGATGGCCTCAGATCTgtctctagaatactttggtatacacagaaaatcagtgACCACAAGGTGCccgggtcctgtggctgcagaaCAAGCCTGAATCTTTACAGCGccaccactgtgcttgacaTGTGGTCCTGTGTATTATAGTTAAACATAATTACCattgtctcatctgtccaaagattTCTTCCATTAGTCTTGTGGTGTATTTAGATGCAACTTTgaaaacctaagctgtgctgcccgttcttttttttttttatgttaggAAAAAGAAGGCAGCCCTTTCAAACAAGCCCTACttgtagagcagggcgatatgaccaaaaatatttatcacgattgTGAGGGACCAAGCAGCCAAAGCATAGAGGACACAGGCAAAAAAGTATCTTCAAAaagggttttctttattttaaccctcaaaaaatccaaaattaacaaaattcaaaaacatacTTAGCAGGCCCGTAAAAGAGGTCAACTAAATATAACTCTACAAAAAGTATTTTCCAGaaactcaaacaaaacaaagtgagaCACAACTTAACTCACAAACTGACCTAATTACAAAGACACATGAGGGTAGCTTTTATAATGATTTGGCCAAACCATTTACACACAATGGGGGGAAAACAAACGCACACTAATATTAACTAAGCACAGAATAACCTGACTAAACCTAAAACACCCCTGTTCCTGGTAAGCCCATGGTTGGTCCTGCTGAGCAGGCATTTTGTCCCCAGAGTCCTCAGCCACGCCTTTTGCCcagacaggaaacagccacCGCCCAAACCCAGGTAACTCAAAGAGAGAAACATAATTaatataacaaaacattttagaaaaaccACACAATGTTACTATGTGCACGCCTCATAATACCAGTGTTAGGTTTAACAAAATGATTAATGAATTAACttaatgaagaaaaatgaaCTGATTTACCCCTGTGTGGCTGATGCCATCACACACCCCCCCTCTTCAGGACTCTCGCTGGTACAGCGAGAGAGGAAGTCGGCGGTAACGTTGTTCTTCCCAGGAATGTGCTTGATGACGAACCGAAAAGGTTGCAGAGCAAGGTACCATCTTGTGATTCTTCCGTTCTTATCTTTCATCTTTTCCATCCACTGAAGTGCACTGTGATCCGTCTCCAGGGTGAATTCTCTTCCAAGAAGGTAGTACCTGAAGGAATCAAGGGCCTCCTTTTCCACTGTTGAATACCGAACCTCTCTTGGGAACAGCTTTCGGCTGATATAAGCAACAGGATGACGTTCTCCTTCCAAACCTTGAAGTAGCACTGCTCCCAGACCCCTATGAGATGCATCAGTTTGAAGGAAAAAGGGCTCATTAAAGTCTGGACTGTACAAAACTGGTTCACTACTCAGTGATTGACTGATGTCCTTGAAAGCTACTATAGCCTCCTCTGTCCAGTTAATCTGATTAGGACACTTGATGCCTATCAAGTCAGTTAGTGGAGCTGCCCTGGTGGAGAATTGTGGTATGAACCGACGTTAAAAGCCTGCCATGCCCAAAAAGGA
This window harbors:
- the LOC120442241 gene encoding serine/threonine-protein kinase Chk1-like — its product is MMMAAAAVLLCSPWQRLVRRMTRFFTTVSADDSLTALKDICEGLALGFKLTSTKQGDGLEFKRLFVKIKHKLGDIISTQKILVPI